The Thermococcus sp. genomic interval AGGATGCTGCCTAATGTAGTTCTCCGCATACCACATCCAGAACTCAGCCCTCTCATAAAGGCCCTTTGGAAGCTCTGACAGCGGCTCGTTTTCCTTCTCCTCAGTTAGCACCCTGTCTACTTCACTCACCATCCTGTCCATCTCATCAACCACTTCCACGAGGCCGTAGCTCCAGAGAACCTTCACGGCCTCCTCTGGAAGGAGAACGGTGTCCTCCTCCTTGAAGTTCGCGAGGGGCTTCAGCACTCTAACCGGAACTCTAACTCCGGGCATTTGGCTTCACCTCCAGTTTCTTCCTCAGTTTCTCGAGATACGGGCCGAACAAAGCCCGAAAATCCGCGTTAGAAGCCACCACATCCGCCACAACATCGAAACCATACCCATTCACCAGCCGGCGCAGGCCGTTGTTGCCCACGCCCCTCAAGAACTGCTCAGCCTTCGCCTTTGTCCTCCAGTCGGAAGCCCAATCCTCGTACTGCTTCAGCCAGACCTTGAGGCTCTTCTCCACCTCCACCCGCGGGACTTCAACGGCAGGCTGGCCGGCCTTGGCCGGCTTTGGCTTCTTGGTCTCAATGCTCCTCGCGGCCTTCAGTGTGTCCTCGCGGACGATCTTCGCAAAGCGGACATTCTCGTCCTTCTGCCTGTATAGGACGATACCCTCAAGCTCCTTGATGCCCTGCAAAGGCCTGATGACTTCCGGAATCTTGCCGTTCTCGTCAATCGTGATGAAGAAGCGTTGCATTACCGCTACCTGCTCCTGCGGGTCGAGGATTCCGAGGTCCCGCATGAGGTCGTTCCACGTGAGGCCTTCCTCGACGGCCTTTGGAATGGC includes:
- a CDS encoding DNA replication complex GINS family protein translates to MPGVRVPVRVLKPLANFKEEDTVLLPEEAVKVLWSYGLVEVVDEMDRMVSEVDRVLTEEKENEPLSELPKGLYERAEFWMWYAENYIRQHPEDTKAITVTLAKLANLKKKVRDLRTLRLNKILKAAMLRPHSDTILSRLSPEEAEVYEYLSDFIERWLE